Proteins found in one Nostoc sp. NIES-3756 genomic segment:
- a CDS encoding peptidase domain-containing ABC transporter yields MFNFFNPRKKYPCILQLSEEDCGAACLVSISRHYGHFLSMNKSREAVGTGQLGTTLLGLKRGFENLGFNARAVKASPAILDRIKEIKLPAIIHWRGYHWVVLHDKRGKNYVIADPAVGIRYIDRDELSRAWNGVMLLLEPDPHRFGQQPQEKPQAGFVRFLQRILPYRGLLSQVLMINIVLGVLALGTPVLIQLLTDDVLVRGDTDLLTVVVTAVVVMTVFSSTLQILESTMIAHFGQRLQLGLVLEFGRKILQLPLTYYEARRSGEITSRLRDINEINQLVSQIVVLLPSQFFIAIISFFLMLFYSWQLALTVIVIGALMSLSTLPFLPVLQQKTRNILVLGAENQGVLVETFKGAQVLKTTNAAPQFWDEFQSRFGRLANLTFSTIQIGIINNTLARFLSNIGGVALLALGSILVMQGNLSIGQMLAINTLQINVLALISSLVGLVDEYFRSQTAVSRLLEVIDATPEMGDAAQKPIAQISSDADIRFSHVNFHHPGRVDLLEDFSLKLPGGKTIAVIGKSGCGKSSLAKLIAGLYQLNSGNIRIGFYNIQDLDLNCLRQQIVYVPQEPHFWSRSILENFRLGTPHISFEEVVKACHIADADSFISQLPNNYQTVLGEFGANLSGGQKQRLAIARGILTDPPVLILDEATAGLDPVSESLVLDRLLESRQGKTTILITHRPSVVHRADWIVFIEQGKVKIQGTLEDFLSQQGEHLKFLSV; encoded by the coding sequence ATGTTTAACTTCTTTAACCCACGAAAAAAATACCCCTGCATTTTACAGTTGAGCGAAGAAGATTGTGGAGCAGCTTGTCTAGTTTCTATTTCCCGGCATTACGGACACTTCTTGAGTATGAATAAAAGCCGAGAAGCTGTAGGAACTGGACAATTAGGTACAACATTATTAGGCCTTAAACGTGGATTTGAAAATTTAGGTTTTAATGCTAGAGCCGTTAAAGCTTCACCAGCAATTTTAGACAGAATTAAAGAAATTAAATTACCCGCTATCATTCATTGGCGTGGCTATCATTGGGTAGTTTTACACGACAAACGAGGTAAAAACTATGTAATAGCTGACCCAGCTGTAGGTATTCGTTATATCGACCGAGATGAGCTATCTAGAGCTTGGAATGGGGTCATGCTCTTATTAGAGCCAGATCCACACCGCTTTGGTCAACAGCCGCAAGAGAAACCCCAAGCAGGCTTTGTGCGCTTCCTCCAGCGCATTTTGCCTTATCGTGGGTTACTTTCTCAGGTTTTGATGATCAACATAGTCTTGGGTGTACTCGCTTTAGGTACTCCTGTTCTTATCCAACTACTAACAGATGATGTCTTAGTTCGTGGAGATACTGATTTATTAACTGTTGTAGTCACAGCCGTTGTAGTCATGACCGTATTTAGTAGCACTTTGCAAATTTTAGAATCAACAATGATTGCTCACTTTGGTCAAAGACTGCAATTAGGTTTAGTTTTAGAGTTTGGACGTAAAATACTCCAGTTACCCTTAACTTATTACGAGGCTCGGCGCAGTGGAGAAATTACTAGCCGCCTGAGAGATATTAATGAAATTAATCAATTGGTATCGCAAATTGTAGTGCTGTTACCTAGCCAATTTTTCATTGCTATTATTTCCTTTTTCCTCATGCTGTTTTATAGTTGGCAGCTAGCATTAACGGTAATTGTTATTGGTGCATTGATGAGTTTGTCTACCTTGCCTTTTTTACCAGTTTTGCAACAAAAAACGCGCAATATTCTAGTTTTAGGAGCAGAAAATCAAGGAGTGTTGGTAGAAACATTTAAAGGCGCTCAGGTACTCAAGACAACAAATGCGGCTCCTCAATTCTGGGATGAGTTTCAAAGCCGCTTTGGTCGTTTAGCTAATCTAACTTTCAGCACCATTCAGATTGGCATTATTAACAATACCCTTGCGAGATTTTTATCTAATATTGGTGGCGTGGCTTTATTAGCACTAGGTAGTATTTTGGTGATGCAAGGGAATTTAAGCATTGGTCAAATGTTAGCGATTAATACACTACAAATTAACGTTCTAGCTTTGATTAGTTCCCTCGTTGGTTTAGTAGATGAATATTTCCGTTCCCAAACTGCTGTTTCCCGACTGCTAGAAGTAATTGATGCAACTCCTGAAATGGGTGATGCAGCACAAAAACCAATTGCTCAAATATCTAGTGATGCAGATATTCGTTTTTCTCATGTCAACTTTCATCACCCTGGTAGAGTTGATTTATTAGAAGATTTTTCTCTCAAGTTACCAGGAGGAAAGACTATTGCTGTGATTGGTAAATCAGGTTGTGGTAAAAGTTCTTTAGCAAAGCTAATAGCAGGATTATATCAACTAAATTCTGGTAATATTCGCATTGGTTTCTACAATATTCAAGACCTTGACCTGAATTGTTTACGACAGCAAATAGTTTATGTACCTCAAGAACCTCACTTTTGGAGTCGTTCAATTTTAGAGAACTTTCGTCTAGGAACGCCCCATATTTCTTTTGAAGAAGTTGTCAAGGCTTGCCATATTGCTGATGCTGATAGTTTTATCAGCCAATTACCTAATAACTATCAAACAGTGTTAGGTGAATTTGGCGCTAATCTCTCTGGTGGACAGAAACAAAGACTGGCGATCGCCAGAGGTATCCTTACAGATCCACCCGTACTAATTTTAGATGAAGCAACTGCTGGACTCGATCCAGTAAGTGAGAGTCTTGTCTTAGATAGACTTTTAGAATCACGCCAAGGTAAAACTACTATTCTTATCACTCACCGTCCTAGTGTAGTTCATCGTGCTGATTGGATAGTATTTATAGAACAAGGTAAAGTGAAAATTCAGGGTACTTTAGAAGATTTCCTTTCACAGCAAGGAGAGCATTTAAAGTTTTTATCAGTCTAA
- a CDS encoding HlyD family efflux transporter periplasmic adaptor subunit, translated as MNTLRRQENDFWQQSNQPIPQELPILEANEFLPHIGKWTSIGGVIVFSIFVAGVVLASILKYNATVKVPATIRPVGELKLVQSLISGKIIKVDVAENQLVVEGQAIAYIDNSRLQTQKSQLQNVIQQSQLQLSNIDSQLKEIDTQITAQTNLNDRTVIAAQAELSGTQRNYVDQQVKAAAQMTQAQSALTLARIQKDRLQREKLLTATVQETEAALNLARAQSDRLQRENLLKTTIQEAETAWTLAKAQRDRLQQDNVLTATIQEAQAALTLAQVQRDRLRPIVASGAIARNFIEEKEQAVISAQAKLAQAKVNAKNLVDEKEQGVISTLAKLEQAKANTKNLLEEKDQAVISAQAKLEQAKANAKNLLEEKDQAVIVAQTNLEKARTEVNPSNANVTVASQRIKQEQAKGEATLAALKKEKETLLQQRLEFQKQFDRTRKDLQQTENDLNQSVIRAPIAGTVLQLNLRNSGQVVQPSEAIAQIAPINAPIQIKANVPAQDIGKIKPGQQVQMQVSACPYPDYGTLKGIVKTIAPDALPIASNNQQATVKATAYEVIVEPKTPYVGRGNRQCQLKAGMEGKANIISRQETVLRFILRKARLIADL; from the coding sequence GTGAACACCTTACGTCGTCAAGAAAATGATTTTTGGCAACAATCCAATCAGCCAATTCCACAGGAACTTCCGATATTGGAAGCTAACGAATTTCTTCCCCATATTGGTAAATGGACTAGTATCGGTGGAGTGATTGTCTTCAGCATTTTTGTCGCTGGGGTGGTGCTTGCATCTATTCTCAAATACAACGCGACTGTAAAAGTGCCTGCAACTATTCGGCCTGTTGGAGAATTAAAGCTTGTACAGTCCCTAATTAGCGGCAAAATTATTAAGGTTGATGTTGCAGAAAATCAATTGGTGGTGGAAGGACAAGCGATCGCCTATATTGATAATTCGCGCCTGCAAACTCAGAAAAGCCAGTTACAGAACGTCATACAGCAAAGTCAACTACAACTGAGTAACATTGATTCTCAGTTAAAAGAAATTGATACGCAAATTACAGCCCAGACTAACTTAAATGACCGTACAGTAATAGCTGCACAAGCTGAACTTAGTGGTACGCAACGCAACTATGTAGACCAGCAGGTGAAAGCGGCGGCGCAGATGACACAAGCACAATCAGCCTTGACTTTAGCCAGGATACAAAAAGACCGCTTGCAACGGGAAAAGCTGTTAACCGCAACAGTACAGGAAACAGAAGCCGCCTTAAACCTTGCTAGGGCGCAGAGCGATCGCCTACAACGGGAAAACCTGTTAAAAACCACCATCCAAGAAGCCGAAACCGCCTGGACACTGGCAAAAGCACAACGCGATCGCCTGCAACAAGACAATGTATTAACCGCTACTATCCAAGAAGCCCAAGCCGCCTTGACTTTAGCCCAAGTCCAACGCGATAGATTAAGGCCGATAGTAGCATCAGGTGCGATCGCGCGTAACTTCATTGAGGAAAAAGAACAAGCTGTTATTTCCGCCCAAGCTAAACTTGCACAAGCCAAAGTCAACGCTAAAAATCTTGTTGACGAGAAAGAACAAGGTGTCATTTCCACTTTAGCGAAGCTAGAACAAGCCAAAGCCAACACCAAAAATCTTCTTGAAGAAAAAGACCAAGCTGTCATTTCCGCCCAAGCGAAGCTAGAACAAGCCAAAGCTAACGCCAAAAATCTCCTCGAAGAAAAAGACCAAGCTGTCATAGTCGCCCAGACGAATCTGGAAAAGGCCAGGACAGAGGTAAATCCCAGCAATGCTAATGTGACTGTAGCATCCCAAAGGATTAAACAAGAACAAGCAAAAGGCGAAGCCACCTTAGCAGCCTTGAAAAAAGAGAAAGAGACTCTACTGCAACAACGCCTAGAATTTCAAAAACAATTTGATAGAACTCGTAAAGACTTGCAACAAACAGAAAACGACCTGAATCAAAGTGTGATTCGCGCCCCGATTGCAGGTACAGTGTTGCAATTGAATTTGCGTAATTCTGGACAAGTGGTGCAACCAAGTGAAGCGATCGCTCAGATTGCGCCTATTAATGCTCCAATTCAAATTAAAGCCAACGTACCAGCCCAGGATATCGGTAAAATTAAACCTGGTCAACAAGTGCAGATGCAGGTTTCAGCTTGTCCCTATCCAGATTACGGCACTCTCAAAGGGATAGTCAAAACAATAGCCCCAGATGCTCTACCAATAGCTAGTAATAACCAACAAGCCACGGTTAAAGCTACAGCCTATGAAGTAATTGTAGAACCAAAAACCCCATACGTCGGCAGAGGCAACAGACAATGCCAACTCAAAGCCGGAATGGAAGGAAAAGCAAATATAATTTCCCGCCAAGAAACAGTCCTACGATTCATCCTCAGAAAAGCCAGATTAATTGCGGATTTGTGA
- a CDS encoding homospermidine biosynthesis protein: MAKHLGKKIAPIPMSSDISVVDLIDNYFTAYNSARLREACQLLARDVIKDGVTVGMSLSGAMTPAGFGVSALAPLIRHGFIDWMISTGANLYHDMHYGLGFELFAGNPFLDDVKLRQEGTIRIYDIIFGYDVLLETDAFIRKILQAEPFQKRMGTAEFHYLLGKYVREVEKQVGVKNSCLLATAYEYGVPIYTSSPGDSSIGMNVAALALEGSQLVLDPSIDVNETAAIAYNAREGEGRSAAVILGGGSPKNFLLQTQPQIHEVLGLEERGHDFFVQFTDARPDTGGLSGATPSEAVSWGKIDPEELPSTIVCYTDSTIALPLVTAYLLNQCPPRPVKRLYDRREELYDKLRTDYLAAKNQPVEEIPAAVAGDASGGASTYPCGRLIPNT; encoded by the coding sequence ATGGCGAAACATTTGGGTAAGAAAATTGCACCTATACCGATGTCATCCGATATCAGTGTAGTAGATTTGATTGATAATTACTTTACTGCCTACAACTCGGCGCGTTTACGGGAAGCTTGTCAATTGTTGGCGCGTGATGTCATAAAAGATGGTGTTACCGTCGGTATGAGTCTTTCCGGCGCGATGACACCGGCTGGTTTTGGGGTATCTGCACTTGCACCTCTAATTCGTCACGGTTTTATTGACTGGATGATTAGCACAGGTGCAAACCTTTACCACGATATGCACTATGGTTTGGGTTTTGAATTGTTTGCAGGAAACCCATTTTTAGATGATGTCAAGCTGCGTCAAGAAGGGACTATCAGAATTTATGACATTATCTTTGGCTATGATGTCTTGCTAGAAACCGACGCTTTCATCCGCAAGATTTTACAAGCAGAACCTTTCCAAAAGCGCATGGGAACGGCTGAGTTCCATTATTTGTTGGGTAAGTATGTGCGAGAAGTTGAGAAGCAAGTGGGAGTGAAAAATTCCTGTTTGCTGGCTACAGCTTATGAGTATGGCGTACCCATCTACACATCTTCTCCTGGTGATAGTTCCATTGGGATGAACGTTGCAGCCTTGGCTTTGGAAGGTTCGCAGTTGGTATTAGATCCGTCAATTGATGTGAATGAAACAGCTGCGATCGCCTACAATGCCAGAGAAGGAGAAGGTAGAAGTGCGGCTGTAATTCTCGGCGGTGGTAGTCCCAAGAACTTCCTGCTACAAACCCAACCGCAGATTCATGAAGTTTTAGGATTAGAAGAACGTGGACATGATTTCTTTGTTCAATTCACCGATGCGCGTCCTGATACTGGTGGTTTATCTGGAGCCACACCATCAGAAGCTGTAAGCTGGGGTAAGATTGACCCAGAAGAATTACCCAGCACCATTGTTTGTTATACAGATAGCACGATCGCTTTACCTTTGGTCACAGCATACCTCCTCAACCAATGTCCACCCCGTCCTGTGAAGCGCTTGTATGACAGGCGAGAAGAATTATACGACAAACTCCGCACCGACTATTTAGCAGCTAAGAATCAGCCAGTAGAGGAAATCCCGGCGGCTGTCGCAGGAGATGCTTCTGGTGGTGCATCAACTTATCCTTGCGGTAGGTTGATTCCTAATACATAA
- a CDS encoding O-acetyl-ADP-ribose deacetylase produces the protein MSNQITLENIDNVLKFITLFSSQHCHLYDIQTEPLTLEPYSYSQEFDRFVAALYAENFVIPFDWINWQQEATRFVIDPVLINLADILTIQKLFTSHVRQERFCSGHLAQLIDNGYFLTILQRLQTIRKNLILENNVMQQIEIIQGDITQLQVDAIVNAANSSLLGGGGVDGAIHRAAGRELLVECRQLGGCETGEAKITKGYNLPAKWVIHTVGPVWEGGNQNEDVLLANCYVNSLAFAAQYQIKTIAFPAISTGVYAFPMERACKIAITTVTKFLQNPNSLEQVIFVCFGQTAYNSYTQVMREVAET, from the coding sequence ATGTCAAATCAAATAACACTAGAAAATATTGATAATGTACTCAAATTTATAACATTATTTTCCAGTCAACATTGCCACTTATATGACATACAAACTGAGCCTTTAACTTTAGAACCTTATTCCTATTCTCAAGAGTTTGACAGATTCGTTGCCGCACTTTACGCAGAAAATTTTGTTATTCCCTTTGACTGGATAAATTGGCAGCAAGAAGCTACTCGTTTTGTCATTGATCCAGTGCTAATCAATTTAGCTGATATTCTTACAATACAGAAATTATTTACTAGCCACGTTCGTCAAGAACGTTTTTGTAGTGGTCATTTAGCACAATTGATAGATAATGGTTATTTCTTGACAATATTGCAGCGACTACAAACAATACGCAAAAATCTTATTTTAGAAAATAATGTTATGCAGCAAATAGAAATTATTCAAGGAGATATTACTCAGCTACAAGTTGACGCAATTGTCAATGCGGCTAACAGTTCCTTACTAGGTGGTGGTGGCGTTGATGGTGCAATTCATCGTGCAGCAGGTAGAGAACTATTAGTAGAATGTCGGCAATTAGGAGGTTGTGAAACTGGGGAGGCGAAAATTACCAAAGGCTACAATTTACCTGCTAAATGGGTAATTCATACTGTTGGCCCTGTATGGGAAGGTGGTAATCAAAACGAAGATGTACTACTGGCTAACTGCTATGTCAATAGTTTAGCCTTCGCTGCACAGTATCAAATTAAAACTATTGCTTTCCCAGCAATTAGTACAGGAGTATATGCTTTTCCAATGGAACGCGCCTGTAAAATTGCGATAACCACAGTTACCAAATTTTTACAAAACCCTAACTCCCTAGAACAAGTAATTTTCGTGTGTTTTGGGCAAACCGCCTACAATTCTTATACCCAAGTGATGCGAGAAGTTGCTGAAACATAG
- the cobO gene encoding cob(I)yrinic acid a,c-diamide adenosyltransferase: MTNDTPEALESDKEIERIIDEIMASTQNLSDEQYRTKMQRRKEVQERRISQAVPEKGLIIVNTGNGKGKTTAALGMVLRSLGHGYKVAIVQFIKGAWEPSEKSVFSYWEDQIEFHAMGEGFTWDTQDRDRDIDKAQAAWDKSLEFIRDPNYQLVLLDEINIALKMGYLSIDQVLAGLAEKPSSKHVILTGRGAPAALIERADLVTEMTLIKHPFRDQNVKAQPGIEY; the protein is encoded by the coding sequence ATGACAAACGATACACCAGAAGCATTAGAATCAGATAAGGAAATTGAGCGTATCATTGATGAGATAATGGCATCAACCCAAAACCTTTCTGATGAACAATACCGCACAAAAATGCAGCGCCGCAAAGAAGTACAGGAACGGCGCATATCCCAAGCTGTCCCAGAAAAGGGATTAATTATTGTTAACACTGGTAACGGTAAAGGCAAAACTACCGCAGCTTTGGGTATGGTATTACGATCGCTCGGTCATGGGTATAAGGTAGCGATCGTCCAATTCATCAAAGGCGCGTGGGAACCATCAGAAAAGAGCGTATTTAGTTATTGGGAAGACCAAATCGAATTTCACGCAATGGGAGAAGGCTTTACTTGGGACACCCAAGACCGCGATCGCGATATTGACAAAGCCCAAGCCGCATGGGACAAATCATTAGAGTTCATCCGTGACCCAAATTATCAGTTAGTCTTGTTAGATGAAATCAATATTGCCCTGAAAATGGGATATTTAAGCATAGATCAAGTGCTTGCTGGATTAGCAGAGAAACCTTCAAGTAAACACGTCATCCTTACAGGTAGAGGCGCACCAGCAGCACTCATCGAACGCGCAGACTTAGTTACCGAAATGACCCTAATTAAACATCCATTCCGCGACCAAAACGTCAAGGCGCAGCCAGGGATAGAGTATTAA
- a CDS encoding RNA polymerase sigma factor, RpoD/SigA family, with protein MPTVNTHTEDTNTKFTADMVRTYLREIGRVPLLTREQEIVYGKQVQQMMTLIDAKEDLKSQLHREPSLPEWADHVHKSETEVKQTVHQGKRAKQKMIEANLRLVVAIAKKYQKRNMEFLDLIQEGTLGLERGVEKFDPTRGYKFSTYAYWWIRQAITRAIAQQGRTIRLPIHITEKLNKIKKVQRELAQTLGRSPSPAEIAKELELEPAQIREYLNMARQPVSLDVKVGDNQDTELQEMLEDEGPSPEYYTTQEFLRQDLNTLLAELTPQQREVLALRFGLLDGNEMSLAKVGERLNLSRERVRQLEHQALAHLRRRRANVKEYVAS; from the coding sequence ATGCCTACTGTTAACACCCACACAGAAGACACAAACACCAAATTCACGGCTGATATGGTGCGAACCTATCTGCGAGAAATTGGTCGTGTACCCCTGCTCACCCGTGAGCAAGAGATTGTTTACGGGAAGCAGGTGCAGCAAATGATGACGCTTATCGATGCAAAAGAAGATTTAAAGTCGCAATTGCACCGTGAGCCTAGTTTACCAGAGTGGGCTGACCATGTTCACAAGTCTGAAACAGAAGTGAAACAGACTGTGCATCAAGGTAAGCGCGCCAAGCAAAAAATGATTGAAGCGAACTTGCGCTTGGTTGTAGCTATTGCCAAGAAGTACCAAAAGCGCAATATGGAGTTCCTTGATTTAATTCAAGAAGGAACTCTAGGGTTAGAAAGAGGCGTAGAGAAATTTGACCCAACGAGGGGTTACAAATTCTCAACCTACGCTTACTGGTGGATTCGCCAAGCGATTACCCGTGCGATCGCTCAACAGGGACGTACTATTAGGCTCCCTATCCATATTACCGAGAAACTGAACAAAATCAAAAAAGTTCAGCGCGAATTAGCTCAAACTTTAGGACGTTCTCCCTCACCGGCAGAAATTGCCAAAGAGTTAGAACTAGAGCCAGCACAAATTCGTGAATATCTGAACATGGCACGTCAACCAGTTTCCCTAGATGTGAAAGTTGGTGACAACCAAGATACAGAACTGCAAGAAATGCTCGAAGATGAAGGCCCATCACCAGAGTATTACACCACTCAAGAGTTCCTGCGCCAAGATTTAAACACCTTGTTAGCAGAACTCACACCCCAACAGCGAGAAGTTTTAGCCTTGCGCTTTGGCTTACTAGATGGGAACGAAATGTCCTTGGCGAAAGTCGGCGAAAGATTAAACCTCAGCCGTGAACGTGTGCGCCAATTAGAACATCAAGCACTTGCTCATCTGCGTCGCCGTAGAGCCAATGTTAAAGAATACGTCGCCAGTTAA
- a CDS encoding helicase HerA domain-containing protein, with the protein MTNSQQPLGSVIQGSLTGGLEVRLHPDISVEDMRVGKFLVVQGMRSRFFCMLTDVALGTANTRIIASPPSWEDTFLREVLAGSGTYGTINLSPMLMFTPESNESFSTTDGKSVNPFVPSSTNLASFQPQTSTTMELLPVKTIPSHFSQVYEASEEDFRRVFGWEDDIQRKNFSIGKPLDMDVPVCIDLNRFVERSNGVFGKSGTGKSFLTRLLLAGVIRKNAAVNLIFDMHSEYGWEAVAEGKNVNTVKGLKQLFPGRVEVYTLDPESTKRRGVRDSQELYLSYEQIEVEDIKLCSRDLGLSDAALDNANILFSEFGKSWIVQLLNMTNEEIEMFCEEKRGHKGSIMALQRKLLRLDGLKYMRAVCPQNYINKILQSLEADKNVVIEFGSQSNMLSYMLVTNMITRRIHEHYVRKADKFLQSKNPSDRPTPLMITIEEAHRFLDPAIVQSTIFGTIARELRKYFVTLLVVDQRPSGIDNEVMSQIGTRITALLNDDKDIDAIFTGVSGASGLRSVLAKLDSKQQALILGHAVPMPVVVRTRPYDSVFYAEIGDAAWEEKPDAEVFAAAELAKADLGF; encoded by the coding sequence ATGACTAACTCACAACAACCATTAGGTTCAGTAATTCAAGGTTCTCTGACTGGGGGTTTGGAAGTGCGCTTACACCCGGATATTTCCGTTGAGGATATGCGGGTGGGTAAGTTTTTAGTAGTCCAAGGGATGCGATCGCGGTTTTTTTGTATGCTGACAGATGTAGCCTTGGGAACTGCTAATACGCGCATTATTGCTAGTCCACCCAGTTGGGAGGATACTTTTTTACGGGAAGTTTTAGCCGGGAGTGGAACCTACGGGACAATTAACCTCTCACCGATGCTGATGTTTACCCCTGAATCTAATGAGTCTTTTTCTACTACAGATGGTAAATCTGTCAATCCTTTTGTTCCCTCCTCTACAAATTTGGCTTCTTTCCAACCCCAAACTAGTACGACGATGGAATTACTCCCTGTCAAAACCATCCCCAGTCACTTCAGCCAAGTTTACGAAGCAAGTGAGGAAGATTTTCGCCGAGTGTTTGGTTGGGAAGACGACATCCAAAGGAAGAACTTTTCTATCGGGAAACCATTAGATATGGATGTTCCCGTGTGTATTGACTTGAACCGTTTTGTGGAACGGAGTAACGGGGTATTTGGTAAATCGGGTACTGGTAAATCCTTCCTCACACGCTTACTTTTAGCTGGTGTGATTCGCAAAAATGCGGCGGTTAACCTAATATTTGATATGCACTCAGAATATGGTTGGGAAGCTGTCGCGGAAGGGAAGAACGTTAATACTGTTAAGGGACTCAAGCAACTGTTTCCGGGAAGAGTTGAGGTATATACCCTTGATCCCGAATCAACTAAGCGCCGGGGTGTACGCGACTCACAAGAACTCTATCTTAGTTATGAGCAAATCGAAGTCGAAGATATTAAATTATGTAGTCGAGATTTAGGTCTATCAGACGCAGCCTTAGATAATGCCAATATCTTGTTTAGTGAGTTCGGCAAATCTTGGATTGTCCAACTGCTGAATATGACTAACGAAGAAATTGAAATGTTCTGTGAGGAGAAGCGCGGACACAAAGGTTCTATTATGGCGCTACAGCGTAAGCTATTGCGTTTAGATGGACTTAAGTATATGCGGGCGGTTTGTCCCCAAAATTATATTAATAAAATCTTACAATCCTTAGAGGCTGATAAAAATGTCGTGATAGAATTTGGTTCCCAGTCGAATATGCTCTCCTATATGCTGGTGACAAACATGATTACCAGACGGATTCATGAGCATTACGTCAGGAAAGCCGATAAGTTCTTACAGAGTAAAAATCCTAGCGATCGCCCGACTCCATTGATGATTACAATTGAGGAGGCGCACCGCTTTCTTGATCCAGCGATCGTTCAAAGTACCATCTTTGGTACAATCGCCCGCGAACTGCGTAAATATTTTGTAACTCTTTTGGTAGTTGATCAACGGCCTTCAGGCATAGATAATGAAGTTATGTCTCAGATTGGGACGCGCATCACCGCTTTGCTGAATGATGACAAAGATATAGACGCAATTTTTACTGGCGTATCAGGGGCTAGTGGTTTAAGGTCTGTGTTAGCCAAGCTAGACTCCAAACAACAAGCCTTGATTTTAGGTCACGCCGTACCTATGCCTGTAGTAGTCAGAACCCGTCCCTACGACTCTGTGTTCTACGCCGAAATTGGCGATGCAGCTTGGGAAGAAAAACCAGATGCAGAAGTATTCGCAGCCGCAGAACTAGCTAAAGCCGATTTGGGATTTTAG
- a CDS encoding glutathione S-transferase family protein, with translation MLELYQWEFSQYSEKVRLILDFKGLEYRKIEVTPGIGQVELFRLTGQRQVPVLKDGNKYIADSTAIAKYLDLEYPDRPLIPKDPKQRGLTLLIEEWADESIGIKGRKALFAAISQDQSFRKSLLPTSTPDVFKTLVEGVPADFLSVLGFGVGYSPDVVRSAIADLKQDLEALTLLLADSPYLTGDEPTLADLAVAGLSILLKFPEGPYLDIPANLRGKGVPALAENPDFAPFFAWRDRLYSQFRKPLIGASPAAGGSPTTIQID, from the coding sequence GTGTTAGAATTATACCAATGGGAGTTTTCTCAATACTCAGAAAAAGTGCGACTAATTTTAGATTTCAAAGGTTTAGAATATCGCAAAATTGAGGTAACTCCAGGCATTGGACAAGTAGAATTATTCCGCTTAACTGGACAGCGACAAGTACCTGTTTTGAAAGATGGTAATAAATATATTGCCGATTCAACAGCGATCGCCAAGTATTTAGACTTAGAATATCCAGACCGTCCTCTGATACCAAAAGACCCCAAACAAAGGGGTTTAACTTTATTAATAGAAGAATGGGCTGATGAATCCATCGGCATTAAAGGTAGAAAGGCATTATTCGCGGCTATTAGTCAAGACCAAAGTTTCCGCAAATCTTTATTACCCACCTCAACACCAGACGTTTTCAAAACCCTAGTTGAAGGCGTACCTGCTGATTTCTTGAGTGTCTTAGGGTTTGGCGTAGGTTATAGTCCAGATGTAGTTAGAAGCGCGATCGCAGATTTGAAACAAGACCTAGAAGCCCTTACACTACTGTTAGCCGATAGTCCCTACCTAACTGGAGACGAACCCACCCTAGCCGATTTAGCAGTAGCAGGTTTATCTATATTATTAAAATTCCCAGAAGGCCCTTATCTAGATATACCTGCCAATCTCAGAGGTAAAGGCGTACCAGCATTAGCCGAAAATCCCGATTTTGCACCCTTCTTCGCCTGGCGCGATCGCCTCTACAGCCAATTCCGCAAACCCTTAATTGGTGCATCACCCGCCGCCGGTGGTTCGCCGACTACTATTCAGATTGATTAA